GAACCTGTCAGGCATGGAACAAATTCGAATTCGACATCTGTAAACTCTCACACAGCCAAGGATTCGCAAGAAAAGGCTCAGAAAAAACTCCACTCAAGGTTGGTAGCATTGCACCGCTTCATTGCGTTTCCGGAAAGCAGCACAGACAGTGCAGGAAAATTAAAGTGCGCCATTGGTGTGAAGAAGCCGCTCCCCGGAGAATCAGCAATTCTCGGACGAATCTGAAGGTAAGCGGCATTTCACAACCTCCATTTGACCTGACGAACCCAGCGCTAATTAAAGTGGTTCTTTCAGTGTCGTTCCGCAGAAAGCCAGCCAGGAAAAACCGTCTCGAACCCAGAATCGAGAAGCAGACGGAGGCGGACACGCTAGACGAGGAGTTGGCAGGTAATATTATTTCAACAACCTTTAACTCAACCGATCCCTCACGGAAGGTTTATTTTAGTCGCCACCAATTGGTTGCCTCAAAATCCGCCAATCGGGATTCGCTAATCCGCGGACGAAAGGCAGGTGTTCGACTCCGTGCACGTCGAACAAAGTTCCGATCCATACCAAAGCGTTCGCCAATCAGCTTATTTCGAAAAGCGGTGGCAAGAAAACGAGCAAGATCCAGGAAAGGGGTCAGAAGCACTGTAAGTAGCCACAGCATAAAATGCAAATGAATTCATGCCTGACAAGGTTTTGTGTCCCAATAGGACCCCTTTTTTCGTCATCCATCGTTTCCGGCGCACAGCACAGCAGCGAGCAGGTGATTCAGGAGAGATCCTGTCCCAGGACGCGGGGTTCTCATCGAGGCGGGGTTCCTTCTGTGAGCCTTCAGGTGAAGCCAGGCGGAGAAGAAACCATCAACAAACAAAGGCTTGTTTCGGTCGGGACCGGAAGACTCAGCCTAAGCTACATCCAACGCCCACGCGGTCTAGGGGGAAACCTCTCCGAGAAGGAGGAATTTCGTTGCCGACGTTGGCCGGTAATTGGTCGACGGATGACAGGAGCGGGCAAGCGTTCCCGAAATCTGAAGGTGCGGATCAAGTGTCAGCCAGGACGAGCTGCGTGGGTGTGCGGTGTGCCGAGCAGAAGCGGCGAGATTGCATCGCCAGACGGTTGGCTGGCGAATCAGCTCACCAGCGTGGTGGGGGTCAGCGGAATCCCCCGATCCATGCTCCGAGGGATTGACACTGCATCGGGCAGGAAAGGCAGGGGGATCAGGACAGCTCCTAGCGAACCCATTCGATCTTCAGCAGTTGGTTTTCGGCTGTGAGTGATCCCGCCAAGACAGCACGAGCATGGGCCAAAGCGGAAGTGAGCGTCGCAAAGAAGTCCAAGCACGGCCGAATGACGAGGAGCAACAATATATGTAAGTCGCTTTGCTTGCATTATCATGGGAGGGAGAAAAATgggttttattcaaaattttagcaaCCATTGAATAAAGTTGCACCTAAAACTGTTTGAGCTAGAGAATTTCATTTCTCAAGGGACCTGCAACACTATAAATAAGTtacgtaaaaatattcatacgtatcagcacaaaccaccctaCGTAACCATGCGGGCGATTCCTTCAGTCTGCTATATAGGACGGCAGATTTCGAGAGCACGACTAGGAGAGCcatggattttgttcgatttaagcTCTACCGGGGGGTTGTGTTAGCTTGCtacaaaacgtttgaaaatctgGTCGAATTCCGACatcttttagtaaattcggaaaacgttgctacaaatttttgaaaaaccacataaaaagcatatcaatTGATTGTAGAGATGAAAATCTATCATTGGGTTAAAAAGTGGGCAGGTTTCATGAATAGTTTTAAGGAATCGcgataacaaaatgagaaacGCGCGCATCGTAACAGCCGGGTatgaaaactacgattttttttcttgtttttattctCGTATTACGaaacagtaatatttgagatattatgtgtattcagtgaaaatgatgatcatgttatcaaaataaaactaaaatttgaattttggaaatcggTTCAGTTGAGAATGAGATACAACACTGCAaaacaaaagttcaaaaaaagaagcattttttcagaaattccacGCAAACGACCAAAAATTCCATTTGAccttcaatttttctatatgtttaaacagatttatttttcacattttcgaaacttataaaataatttcaatacgtCAAAGCAATTAGAAGATACTCTTAAACTCCAACccgtttttaaaaagaaattctcGTCGTGTTTACAAATttattcatgattttaattttaagcatTAAAACATGCTGGCTGGGTTAGAAAATACTGATTAAAATTCAACATGACTAGAAACTAATAGTATTAAGAagtgttttacataaaattaaaagtgtggtcgatgttaatttttaagtttaaattcagaTAAAAGGCTTTAGCGTAGGATCatcgataaataaataaataaataaaaaactaacaattccgcttttcagtaattttcacaatttctatctcgtcaccacctgaaaaggtaccgacaattgtcacctaaaaccCGTCACCCGAATCGTCGCCTCACCCATGGTGCGGTGACTACGGGAATAGGGAATCCCTGCGGACCCTTACTCTGAGGTTCAAACTTCGGGCAAAACTGGTGGACTTCTGAAtaaataaacgaacacaatgaCAGCAGtaagggcaaaactcgtggataactaggttgcctctgctaataaacgaaaacgctaTGAATGAGTATTCGGAACAAATAAGGTGAGAGTAGATGTAgcttataaaatattttgatatttatacTTTCAACGGATCACAATTACCtcgaattttgttttgtttcatcagcTTGTCGACATCTACTGATGGATATTTTTCGGCGATGGCAATCCTATCCATATTTGGAAACCGTTTCAGCAAACTCATAACTTCGTTGCGGTCACGATTCCGTTGCTTCCGCTTTACGTTGTACAACTTTTCGCGGTAGAGTTTGAGGAATTTTCTCACTGCCGAACCACGATAGGAAAAGTTATGTTTTTCATTCCACGCTTTGTTGGCGAATTTTGGAATAACGTGTTCAAACATCTTATAATAGAAACGCAATCCCAGCTGATTTTCAACGACTTCTCCCGGACGTTCACCTGTTTCACCTGTTTCCAGCTCGTAATAAGCTCGATTGCGCTCCCTTACAACatcttctaaatttttcattgattcaTTCACCTTGAAATAGAGATATAACGATTCAAAAAATGTACATTTTTCCCTTTCATATTACTATACCTTATCAATCCGCTCTGGATTGGGAAATAGTTCCATTTTTTCGTTACATTCATGCTCCATAGTAAGAAGCATATTACGTTCTTTAAGCAAAACAAACCAAAGCTTGTGAAGATCCGTATTGGATTTAATTCTCAGCTCGTCCTTTTTCCAGGAACGACCGTGTTTGATTTCATTTTCACCCCAATTTTTCTTATCATCAAAGAATTCCATCAAATCATAGCGATGCTCGGTCTTGGAGAATGATCTGCAAGGAACGTCAAGAACTCGAGCCGGCAGGCTGAGGGTGAAAATAAAACGAATGATGTAATCATAACATATTAATTGGCTACACTTACCGATTTGCCGAGAAATGTAAGATTCCTTGACTTCCGCTTGTGAGAGTTAACTTTCCTAGGCATCTAGAAGTTTGAAATATCCGGGTAAAAAGACTCATCTTTTAAACACTATTTTTTAACGTctgttgaaaatttacaataataaaAACGTGACAAGCATGTACACTCTTAAAACGCAATATCACTTCGTTGATTATTTTACATGCAAACACGCAGACAATTTTTTGCGGTACTAGAACAGGTGTACACGGAGaaacatttaaacaaatttagttACTTGGGTgcctgtttgattttttttaacatctttattttaaaaaggcGCATACcttagttttgtttgttcacaattgtgtgcttaaatttatagttcatcactttttattagaaaatag
This sequence is a window from Uranotaenia lowii strain MFRU-FL chromosome 3, ASM2978415v1, whole genome shotgun sequence. Protein-coding genes within it:
- the LOC129757119 gene encoding 39S ribosomal protein L47, mitochondrial; the encoded protein is MSLFTRIFQTSRCLGKLTLTSGSQGILHFSANRLPARVLDVPCRSFSKTEHRYDLMEFFDDKKNWGENEIKHGRSWKKDELRIKSNTDLHKLWFVLLKERNMLLTMEHECNEKMELFPNPERIDKVNESMKNLEDVVRERNRAYYELETGETGERPGEVVENQLGLRFYYKMFEHVIPKFANKAWNEKHNFSYRGSAVRKFLKLYREKLYNVKRKQRNRDRNEVMSLLKRFPNMDRIAIAEKYPSVDVDKLMKQNKIRGNCDPLKV